The Marinilabiliales bacterium genomic interval GGATAAACTTAATGAGCTTGGACTGAAGTATGTGGAAATGTATCCGGGTCAGACCATTGGAGCAGGAATTGAAGGTACGACACACTATTCCATGGATACGCAGACACGGCAAAAATTAAAGGACCTGCTTGACTCCAAAGGCATCAGGCTTGTAAATTACGGGGTTGCCGGAGCCAATACCGCCGAGGAGTGGAACCAGTTATTTGAATTTGCATATGATATGGGGATAGAATCAATAATGATAAATCCCCGTGCAAAGCATTTTGATCTTATAGAGGAATTGTGCGAAAAATACGGAATTAATGTTGGCATACATAATCATCCCAAGCCTCGCTCTGATTTCTGGAATCCAGATTATGCAATGGCTCAGCTGGCCGGACGAAGCCGGAAAATGGGTATCTGTGCAGATATCGGACATTGGGGGCGTTCAGGGGTAGATCCGCTTGAGGCAATTAAAAATACGGAAGGCAGGATTATTTCCCTTCATTTCAAGGACCTGAACCATTACGGAGAGGGTTCTCATGATGTACCATGGGGTGCCGGTGTATGCAATATAGCTGGCATTATGCATGAGCTGAAGAGACAGGGGTTTGAAGGAGTTTTTTCAATAGAGTATGAGCATAACTGGGAAGATTCTGTCCCCGAAATAGCAGAAAGCATTGCTTATTTTAACAGGGTTGCATTCTGGCTGACGTCAGAATAGAAAATATTCAGGTTTTTATGCGCCTCTAACAGCTATATCATTATGGCATGGCCACAGGAA includes:
- a CDS encoding sugar phosphate isomerase/epimerase; this translates as MKQLKIFLTVFIAFFVLIPVNAQQRYDHSAAEELGWRLAAQAYTFRLFTFEETLDKLNELGLKYVEMYPGQTIGAGIEGTTHYSMDTQTRQKLKDLLDSKGIRLVNYGVAGANTAEEWNQLFEFAYDMGIESIMINPRAKHFDLIEELCEKYGINVGIHNHPKPRSDFWNPDYAMAQLAGRSRKMGICADIGHWGRSGVDPLEAIKNTEGRIISLHFKDLNHYGEGSHDVPWGAGVCNIAGIMHELKRQGFEGVFSIEYEHNWEDSVPEIAESIAYFNRVAFWLTSE